A stretch of the Takifugu flavidus isolate HTHZ2018 chromosome 1, ASM371156v2, whole genome shotgun sequence genome encodes the following:
- the ormdl3 gene encoding ORM1-like protein 3, translated as MNVGTAHSEVNPNTRVMNSRGMWLSYVLGIGLLHIVLLSIPFVSVPVVWTLTNLIHNLCMYLLLHTVKGTPFETPDQGKARLLTHWEQMDYGVQFTASRKFLTITPIVLYILTSFYTKYDRIHFVVNTVSLLTVLIPKLPQLHGVRIFGINKY; from the exons ATGAACGTGGGCACGGCGCACAGCGAGGTCAACCCCAACACCCGGGTGATGAACAGCAGGGGGATGTGGCTGTCCTACGTCCTGGGCATCGGGCTGCTCCACATCGTCCTGCTCAGCATCCCGTTCGTCAGCGTGCCCGTGGTCTGGACCCTCACCAACCTCATTCACAACCTG TGCATgtacctgctgctgcacacggTCAAAGGGACGCCGTTCGAGACGCCGGACCAGGGGAAGGCCCGCCTGCTGACCCACTGGGAGCAGATGGACTACGGCGTGCAGTTCACCGCCTCACGGAAGTTCCTCACCATCACGCCCATCGTGCT GTACATCCTGACCAGCTTCTACACCAAATACGACCGCATCCATTTTGTGGTCAACACCGTCTCCTTACTGACCGTGCTGATTCCCAAGCTGCCCCAGCTCCACGGCGTCAGGATCTTTGGGATTAATAAATACTGA